The following DNA comes from Magnolia sinica isolate HGM2019 chromosome 18, MsV1, whole genome shotgun sequence.
CGAAGTGCGCTCATATGGCACCGGTACCAAGTCAAACTTGTGGTAGCACCAGGatgccgtggggcccacatcaactcTGCATCTGATCCATCCTGTCCATTAAAAGTTCCTTCCCATGTTAGGTCATGGGGTGAAAAATCAGCCCAGGACGTTACTTAGATGTGCCAAATCGCAAGAAACAGCTCGGAAGGGACACCTAAACATTAGAACCTTTCCCGCCGTGTTGTGTacttttttcttatgttttttttcgcatgcacacacacccccacacactcacgccttagtgggatttcacttatgggtacttgaacccttgaccgggtgttgaaacccctaggagtctaccaccggagcaggaATAAGGATCCACCGTGTTGTGTACATGCCATTATCTATTCACGATGGAATGAAGGGacggaaaataaaattaaaaacctaggtgggccataccacgtgaaTTTAAAGGCCTTTTAAGTTTGATTTTACATTGTTAcctacattgtggtccacttaagttttggattgccTGATTTTTAGTTTATACAGTGAGCTTGAGAGGGAGAACATGATGGACAGGGTAGATCGGATGCACAGCTCATGTAGGCTCCACTCCTATGCCGCATATGTGGGATCCACGACGTTCATAGAGTCAGGTGTTCGCACAAGGGTAATGGACGGTTCAGAGGGtgtgagcctgatttttgagataggAAACATGCATTAGGGGACGCCTTGGAGATGGCATTCTTCACCTTTGTTGTTTGATCTATCTTTTAGAGTTTACGATTTAGGATAATCACATTCTCAATGTTTTATGAGTCATTTCAATGGCCATAAATTAAAttagttgtaagtcacttatacTTATATATAAGTACAACAGTTATATTCATAAAATCTCCAGAGATAAGAAAGAGATACACCGGCTTTATAAAGAACAGAATATTTCTCTTTCTCAACTTAATCCAAACAAACATAGGTGAGAGTCAATACAACCTATAAACTCACTGCCATCCACACAACCCCAGACATTCCCCTAAAGTATATGTCATAGTATCTTGTCTTGTTGTGGTGACCCGAGGAGTTTAGAAAGGGCAGGCGGTAGGATATATATTATGATATCATCTGCTACCCAAGGACTTGCATGGGATTCTCGAGTTTATTTTTAGCTTGTATGAGTGAAGACCATGATccagtgatccacaccgtccaattttTAACCTCACCGCGGATGGGCTGCTTACCAAAAATCCCCGACATTAGATGATTATAGGCCTTCAAAGTTGGTCCTTTCTCAGCTGAGTATTGCCTTTTGTAAGCACGGTTTGCAAGACGCCtgaaaatgagttttttttttttcacacacgcacacacacaccccacacactcacgctagtggaatttcaccacctatgggtacttgaaccctttaccgggagttgaaactcctatgagtctaccacccgagcaagagtaaggacccgcctgaaaatgagttcatcttaacataattactgttaacctGATCTTTATGAGGGTATGATCCACCGACAGTGGGACCCATCAGCCGAATGTTCTGGACTCTCAACATCTGAACAATGGCCTCGTTTGTGCAAAGCCCGAGTATGTTGGCTATATCCTTGGACGCGGATAGCGCACCGATAGTGccctatccaggccatccatattTTATTTTCCACactattttattgcatgagcccaaaaatgaggctgatccaaatttcatatggaccacacgacaggaaagagTTCATATGGACCACGAAAAgagttcaaaaatgaggcagatccaaattttcaTACGaatcacactacaagaaagagtggtgattgaaaaccttcttaaaggccacaaaagttttagattaagcttatagttacattttctcttcatccaggtgtgcgtgacctaatcaacaggttagactagagctaggcatcggactgagtcggattggattgggtccaacccgaTCCTATCCGAAATCTCATTTGCCTGACCCGAATTCGATCCGCTCCGGGACCAAATCCTGGTCAACATACTCGAACCGTACCAAATGGTACATGGACTTATTCGATCACACAGTTCGGTGCATACCTAGCATACAGTAAATCAAATCAGTCTGTCCATATCATGGGTCCCGGTTTAGATGTCCCATGGAGGAAAATTTATGGTTATTGGatgatttgaaaatgtgcttgTTCCATATTTAATTTGACGGTTAAAAATTAATCCTAAGGCTAGCTTTCAGAGAATTAGAGGTTAAGATTGCTCAACTGATCTGAGTTTTAGATTATGAGTCTGTCGATGTACGCTATTTTTCAGTGTCTGCATATCAAGCGATGTATGCTATCAGAGTATCATATATGATAAAGCCCCTGTGCtaggatccatcatgatgtactATCATAGGAAACTTCAAGACTTTATCCGTTGAATAGATATCATCTTCAATGATCCGAACCATTTAAAAGATAGGAATAACTCGTTATGAGAtatatccattaaaaaaaatttaaataagtaaagatatcatccatgtttaaaTGAAAAGAGAAACGGTCTAAGGTCGAAATGTTCTAATGTAAAGTTTTTGTTTCTTGCAGCTCATCATTCCAATGTTAGTAAcatcgtataaacggtttggatactGTAAATACGCATGAAAATTGAAATATAAAAACTTGCGACGTATAATTATAATACGTGGAGATGTATAGAACGAAATGTCAGGGCAGATATTGAGGAGAGAGAACGGGTGAAATTGCAGAAGAGATCTTATAATGAGATTACACCTATTATTTAAATGGAAATcaaattgtgtactgagttactcagtgcgctcttatcgtacttagtaaactcagttggacccaccacgaatgcatgtggtttatccatgccgtccattcgtttttccagatcattttatgggttcaacccaaaattgacgcatatacaaagctcaagtgggccatactactggaaaaagtggaactattgatttcaactgttgaaaattttctaaggcccccagtgatgtatatttgttatctgacctgttcataagatcagaaggacatggatgaagggaaaacacaaatatcagcttgatctaaaacctttgttgtccccaataaattttcaaccgtagatgttcaattcacacaatttctggtggtgtggtccatttgaggtttggatatactccatttttggcataaagccctaaaattatgtgttaaaagagatggacagagtggatataatgcatgaatgacacaggggctcacagagtttactcagtacgcttaccatactgagttactcagtacgcaatccgcttcatgTAAATCATGGATTTGGTGGCCAACTGACCATCTAGACAAGTACCCCTCCCTAGTCCCTATGATGTAGATTTCCCTACATTAATTGCTTGAGTAGACATTCTCTGCCTACTTTGCTCCCCTATCACACGTGTGGCATCTGAGCTGTTCATCTGGCCTCCCCACTCTTTGCATGCCACATGCGGGAATCATGACCGTCCGATCGTCTGTTGGTGGACAGGTGCATTTGTAGACCGTTTGTCATTTCGTGTTTCATCAAtttcgtccacccattcttccagatcattttatgatatgagcccaaaaatgttaattgaacgcccaccattaaaaacttcttgggccacaaatgttttggatcaagttgaaatatattttttcccttcatccaagtctgtatgacataatcaacaggctCAAATAACTATTAAAATGGGTCCtaggattttttaatggtggaaattcaatcactactttttcccatggtgtggtccacctgagatttagatctacgtcatttttgagatagagccctaaaattatctttcaaaatggatggacggtgtggatacaacacataaatcatggtggggtccaagaaATAATCAGCCAATCGTCATTTTCCATGCATTCGacattcaaaaaatcaaaaccaaataaaataaaatgaaattggaGAGAGGCAGTTGACATACAGATTGTCAGAAAGGTCCTTGTTGCAACACAGCCTGACGGAAAGAGGGCCCTTGTTGCAGCATAGCCTGATGGGAAAAGCGGCAACGACGCCAGCCAAGATGAAGATCAAGGTCGTCATGAAGAAACCCATGGGCGAAGATGCCCTATCCAGGATCTGATGCGGAGTTCACGGGAACTGAAGCCCTGGGATAAATCGAGACCGTCGATCACAGACGGACATGGATCTGCATGTGGGGATTGATGTCGTGCGATTTGGGGGAGAAATAAAAGCCCTAACAGAAAGGGAGAGACATATATAGAGAAAGACAAgtacagggagagagagatagagaaagagttgggggggggggggggttgggttTGGCACTAAACAAAAAGCCTGGGTGGGGTGAAGTTGCAAAATAGAGACATATTTACATCTCGGGTCGGGTCTGGTTCGAACCCTTTCGGTccgggttttcggatcggttctgtctGCATACACCATCATCTGAACCCGACCCGAAAAACGATTGGATCTGGatggacagactcgatcaggccTGACATAGGCCGTCAGTTATGTTCGGAATGGTACCAAGTCCGGTCGAATCCACCAGATCGGTCCAACATTCCCACCtctaggttagatgacaaataaacattatagtgagccctaggaagtttttaatggtgggtattcaatatccactgttttcatgtggtgtggtccactagatattttgatctccttcatttttcggatcatgctctataatgatctggaaaaatagatggatggcttgggtaaaacacaaatataccatgtggggccacagagcattGTCAGTATCCACCTTGCTACTGACGCTGTGAGTAGGCATTCCGCCCATTGACAAATGGGCTCAAGAATTCATGCCCGATTTACTCTATGGTCCGATTAATCCACATGAAACCGTTTAAGCCCAAGCCCGACTGTTATACTTAAAATCCATCAAGCCCCAGCTCAACCTAGCCCATTTAATTTTAATAATGTTGGGCTAAATCAACCAGACCCAACGCAACATGACCTGGGGTTTTAGAAGGGGAACATGGACTACACGTCCGTCTGCCCTGTTCGTGGATACATGTAAATATGCATACATCATCATGTGTTCTCACCTATAcgttgttttgggttttgggccaGGTTGGTCATCTAGCCAAGCCATTGATAAGCTATATCTACGGGTCGAGTTGGGTAGGGCTCCACCTGAGCATGATCAGTTACCCATTTAGCTTGGCCGAAACCTGCCTTCGAAGTATAGATAGCAAAATTCCTTCTAAACTCTCTATTttccaaataataataaataaataaataactgctTATAATTAACTAAACATTTGTAACTGCATATTTTCCAGAAgttggtaaaaaaataaaaatcaaatttttgtACAAATGGTGGAAGATTTTAGGAGTGACAGGTTAATTTAAATTGGGATTACTTGAAAGGAAGGGTTTAAGAGAGGCATAAAATAATATTAACCCACAAGTCAATCACCTATATACATAATTGCTTATGCATatagaaaattatatatatatatatatatatggggaaatGTTACTATGAGGTAGACCTCATGGAATCTTCCTCTGAGGTCAAGctgcgtggccccaccatgatctatgtcaGCCATTCATAgtgtatttgatgggtaccctGTAGGttttgggacatcccaaaaattagcagTATGAAACTCAAGTGGTTCATTCCATCTGAAACTGTGTGAAATCATGTCTAAAATATTCAAAAGCACTTGGTACACCTACTCGAGTTTTGAAAACGGCTGAAacttgttgtggcccatcatccaagtgggatgcacaatggatggattggatgtctaaATCACATCATAGCAGCCCTATAAACAATCATGAAAGTTTTAATGGATAGTTATCCACTTTCAATTATtgtctatgatgtggcccacctaagtcatagattggcctgatttttaggctcgtggcccaccatggtagggtgcatctaattgatggattaaatgtccaacatagatcacagtggggcccacaacagagTTTTTTGATTGAATTTCGAGACTAAATTAAACCTGGACATTTCTTATACTTTTTTCCTTTTCCATGCCACAAATTTCTAACTATTCTTAGAAGTAGGGGTGACAATGAGTCTAGTCAACCTCAGGTCAACTAGCCCAACCGGGTTATAAGGTGGGTTTGGGCCAAGGTAAATGAGAGTGGATCCGACTTGGATTGAAAATGTAGCCTGTATAAATTAATGGGTGGAGCACAATTTGATCCCTACCCAACCAGACTCGCCCATATGACTAACTTGACCCCACCCACCCCGACCCAAAACCCTTAACAAATTAATAGATGGTAAGCATGGATGCATCCTAAAACGAACATAATTCTTGTTTGACAGACGTAGAGGAAAAATCCAACAAAATCATGCATTATGACCTTGAAAACTATAATCCGCATTATGCTTTTCTGCTTGCTTGCTGCTGGATACTCACGAGACTCTCTTGCTGAATCAAACCATCTTCCAGCCCATAAGCTAAAAAGGTCCAGACCCAGCGCAGGAAACTGAGAAATTGGGCTTGATCCAGGTGCATGCAACCAGGTAAGCAAGTAAGACCATCAAGGGTTATTTGGCCTGCGTTTCGGCAGATGCAGCAGCCAAACTGGTTATCGGGCACAACGAATTGGGCCCCCGATTCAATCCACAGGCTTAGAGGCACACCCCACATGGCACAAAGTGGGCAGGAATCAGTCCTAGACGGCAAAGTTGGTACCCCTCTCAACAGAACCGAATaaaggaaatagaaaaagaaaaatggaccattcatcatgtgggccttaccacatTGCAAAAAATTGTTGTCCCGggcacgtgtggtccacctgatgaggtAAACAGTTTTCAACTTTTGGGTGAGGAATGTAAAATGAACTTGAGAGAAGCTGAGTCCAAGCCGTTCCCATAGGCTCATCCCCTCTCATGTATCTTTACCTTAAAACTCTTTTTAAGGACCAGACTCgttcattgaatttggaccattggtcAGTTCCACTCAACCGTCCAGTTATCTTTTATACATGAGATACACAAGACAAACGGTCGTCCTGATTTCTAAGAGAAGGCATCTAGATCTGAGAGATGGGGCCTTGGGGAAGACATCAATGACTAGGCCGAATGTGCGAAATCCGGGGCATTTTTGGGCAAGACAATCAAGAGACAGTCCAGTTCACACATTGAACGTGGGCCATTGGCAATCTGATCGcaagccatccatttttttagttcatGTGGCCCACCGAATTGATGACCAGAATGgcctttttttaaataaaaaaattagttaGCACGTTATTACAcacaccccacttgggaatcgatGACCAGAATCGCCTGATTTTGAGGGATTGATGACCACTTTCACCGCAAATTCTGCCAGATGAACGGCGTGTCCGCACGCGTGCGCTAGTGTTGGGTGCGTTCAGTTCAAATGCTCCTTGCAACAGCACGCCTATTGCAAAAATGATTTTCCACACGGAAACTGGCTGCTTGACTTTACCAAAAGATCCCTCAGTTTTGGAGGAAGATTACACATGCAGTTCCCTGGACCTCCTCCATAGATGTGGCCCCACCCTCACAAAATCCAGTCCAACTCACTGGGATTTGGCTCCCACATCAACTATCACACCAATAGAGGGTCCTTATCAGCGCGTATGAAGACTTACGCAAAGATGGAGGCCTGGTTTAATGATTCATCTTCAGTCAGGTTCGACTCAGACGAGTCGACTCGGTCTTGGAACTACCCGATCCCAGTTCAAGTCTAAAAACCATGGTTGGAGCAGCCACGGACTATATTTTCAGGTAGTTCTGCAGACCAGTAAACCAgtcaatcaagaaaaaaaaaaagccagaaGTCAGCACATGAGAAGACCCCGGGGGggaggattaggtgcagcccggcCTCATCCAACACGGTGCGGCCATGAACATcacgcccaccttgatgtatgtgtcgtatatCTACGCtatacatccatttttccatttcattttagagcataagcccaaaaatgaagcacatacaaCTCTCAtttgcaccacaccacaggaaacagtggcaattgaatgcacaccattaaaaacttcctagggcgtacacagtaatgtttattttccatctaacctgttgataaggtcacacagacctgaatgaagggaaaagagaaatatcagcttgattcaaaacttgtggaaCACGAGAAATTTTTAGcagttaatcaccactgtttcctgtagtgtggtccacctgtgattctGATCTGCTTCAATTGTTtgtctcatttcctaaaatgatctggaaaaatggatggacggggtggatatactacacatacatcaatgtgggccccactgtaagggccgcaccgtgttgggtgaagCTAGGactgcacctaatctgctcccgatCGCAAGGGGGTGGAAAAAACCGaatacggatcctctgtttgtTGCGTTAGGTAGGAAAATCGTAGTTGTTGCCGTCTAATTGGACGGTATCATTACACACCGTCATTGCTGACTGGCATGGATCAATGATAATCCAAGAAAGCAGAATAGTCATGCTTTTgacaaacagaggatccggactcggaAAAAACACACCATACCCAATGTCTCATCTCCGAGCAAAGCAAGGCTTTCCTACTACAATCCTTGTTTGAGATCCCACGAAACCGAAGCAGCTCTGATTTTTggtacaccacaggaaaagaagaaaaaaaaaaatccaagaatGGCAGAGGCACTTCTCCAAGGTGTATTTGAGAACTTGAACTCCCTAATCCAAAGGGAATTTGGATTGATGTGGGGGGTAAACAAAGAGCTGGAAAAGCTGTCGAGCACATTGTCAACCATTCAAGATGTCCTGGAAGATGCAGATGAGAGACAGAGAAATGATAACGTGGTGAGAAATTGGCTCAGAAAGCTCAAAGACGCAGCTTACGATGCCAGTGATATCATAGACGAGTGTGCGACGGAAGCTTTGCAATCAAGCATCGATAGCGGAACTGAAGACAGGGCGATGAAACAGGTGATTTCTTTCTCTCAATCTTGTTTTGGACTGAACCCAGTTGTATTTCGGCATAAGGTAGGACATAGGATAAAGGAGCTCCAGGAAAGGTTAGACGTGATCGCGGAAGAGAAGTCTAAGTTCCATTTGCAAGAGAGGGGTGGAGAGGATCAGACAGCTGAGATCAGAGAGACTAGCTCTTTTGTAGACAAATCAGAAGTCTTCGGTAGGGAAGCTGATAAAGAGAAGATGGTAGAGTTGTTACTGGATGGCAGCAGCGGAGAAGAAGACGTCCTGGTGACAGCTATCATTGGCATGGGGGGTCTTGGTAAAACGACTCTTGCTCAGCTGGCCTACAACGACGAGCGGGTAGAGAAGCATTTCGAGAAGAGAATGTGGGTATGCGTGTCGGATGATTTCGACGTGAGAAGGGTTACAAAGGCAATCATCCAATCTTCATCCATGAACGGTTGTGACCTTTTGGACTTGGATCCATTGCAAGTTAGGCTCCGAGAAATACTGGACAGGAAGAGATTTTTGCTCGTTCTTGATGATGTTTGGAATGAGAACCACGAGAGATGGGCGAAACTAAGAAATCCTCTAAGATACGGAGCGCGGGGAAGTAGAATTTTGATCACTACCAGGAGCGAAAAGGTTTCATCAGCTATGAGCGCAAACCAACGATACAATCTGTCGGGCTTGTCCGATGATGATTGCTGGTCACTGTTCAGTTGTAGAGCATACGAAGGGAGAAATCAAGAGGAATGTCAGGAGCTTGAAGCTGTGGGGAAGAAGATTGTGAATAAGTGCAAAGGTGTGCCTCTAGCTGCAAAGACGCTAGGAAGCCTCGTCCGATTCAAGAAAACGAGAAGAGAGTGGCAACTTGTCATGGAAAGTGAAATATGGGatttagaagaagaagagaacatGATTTTGCCAGCTCTAAGGTTGAGCTATTTGAATTTGCCATCACACCTGAAGGCTTGCTTTGCATATTGCTCTATATTCCCCAAAGATCACGAAATCCCAAAGAAGCAGTTAATCCAGTTATGGATTGCTGAGGGTTTCATTTCCAAGAAAGGGATAAAGGAGATGGAAGATGAAGGCAATGACTATTTCAGCAATCTACTGTGGCGCTCATTCTTCCAAGATATCACAAAAGATGCACACGGCAATATTctcaaatgcaagatgcatgacctTGTGCATGATCTTGCACAGTCTGTTGCAGGAAACGAAAGCTTCATTATGGAGGCGGGGAAGCCTAACAACATACCTATTGGGGCCCGCCATTCATCATTTATTTGTAACAACATGGTTTCACCATCCATTCCCAAAGCTATGTACAGTGCCAAGAAATTGCGGACGTTTCTCCTATTACATGATGCCTCTGTATATCAAATAGGCATCAAGAAGATCCCCCGAGACCTTTTCTTGAATGTCAGATGCTTGCGTGCATTGGATTTGAGTAAGAGCCAAATTACAAGGTTGCCTGATACAATAGGCAACTTGAAACATCTGAGGTACCTTGATCTGTCTCGAACTTGTGTCCAGACATTGCCGAGTTCTATAAGCAATCTCTGCAATTTGCAGACTCTGAAGCTTAATGGTTGCAGTCATCTTGAGAGGTTGCCCGAAAACATGAGGTACATGATAAGCCTTCGTCATCTCGAGCTCAACGATGTAGAGTCATTAAAATGCATGCCAGAGAGGATGGGAAAGCTAACTTCCCTCCAAACCATGACGCAATTTGTTGTGGGAAAAGGTAAAAGGTGTAGCAGCATCCGGGAGTTGAAAGACTTGAAATTGCAAGGGTCGATTCGGATAAAGAACCTCAAGAACGTGGCAAACAAGGAGGAGGCCAGAGAAGCTGACTTACAGAACAAAGAAGACCTCAACTATTTGGGCCTTTGGTGGGAATCAGATGGTTTTAGCTCATCTGGAGAagctgaggcagagcaagtgaaGTGGGCAGAGATGGTTTTTGAAGAACTCCAGCCTCATATTAACCTGAAAAATCTGGGGATATGGGGTTATGTGGGTGCTAGCTTTCCAAGCTGGATTGGAGCACCAGTGCTCTCCAATTTGGTCAGTGTGGGATTACTTGGCTGTAAAAATTGCAAGCATCTTCCACCGCTAGGTCAACTTCCAAACCTCAAACGTCTAGATataaatggaatggatggagTCAAACAAGTAGGCCGTGAGTTTTGTGGGGACAATGGAATCAAGGGGTTCCCAAAGTTGGAGAAGTTGGAGTTTTATCGCATGCTCAATTGGGAGAAATGGTCAGGAGTTGAGGAAGGAGAAATGCAATGCCTTCATTCTCTGAAGATTGGAGAATGCCGCAAGCTGACATCTTTGCCGGATGGACTACGATACCTGGTTTCACTAAGAACTTTTGAAATTAGACATTGCCCATTGATGGACTCCGCCCCGACAGCACCAAATGGCAACACAACAGCCTAGCAACAACAGTAGTAAGTTTTTTGTGATACACCACTGTTATTTATGCAAAGTCTATCCAATATTCTTTTGAAATAACAAGCATATCTATGATGTAAAGCAGTATTCATCTGTGGAATCTAATATTCATCTTTCACATAATTCAAAGGCATGAAGGAAAAGAATGctgtttccttttttatttttttatttaaaggaaCTAACCTGATAGAAGATGGTCCACCAAACAGATAATGCTACTGCAGGTAACTGCATCAACTCATTTACTCGTCGACAAAGAAGGTCGATGGCAAACCTTACAACCATGAATATGTG
Coding sequences within:
- the LOC131233716 gene encoding putative disease resistance protein RGA3; the protein is MAEALLQGVFENLNSLIQREFGLMWGVNKELEKLSSTLSTIQDVLEDADERQRNDNVVRNWLRKLKDAAYDASDIIDECATEALQSSIDSGTEDRAMKQVISFSQSCFGLNPVVFRHKVGHRIKELQERLDVIAEEKSKFHLQERGGEDQTAEIRETSSFVDKSEVFGREADKEKMVELLLDGSSGEEDVLVTAIIGMGGLGKTTLAQLAYNDERVEKHFEKRMWVCVSDDFDVRRVTKAIIQSSSMNGCDLLDLDPLQVRLREILDRKRFLLVLDDVWNENHERWAKLRNPLRYGARGSRILITTRSEKVSSAMSANQRYNLSGLSDDDCWSLFSCRAYEGRNQEECQELEAVGKKIVNKCKGVPLAAKTLGSLVRFKKTRREWQLVMESEIWDLEEEENMILPALRLSYLNLPSHLKACFAYCSIFPKDHEIPKKQLIQLWIAEGFISKKGIKEMEDEGNDYFSNLLWRSFFQDITKDAHGNILKCKMHDLVHDLAQSVAGNESFIMEAGKPNNIPIGARHSSFICNNMVSPSIPKAMYSAKKLRTFLLLHDASVYQIGIKKIPRDLFLNVRCLRALDLSKSQITRLPDTIGNLKHLRYLDLSRTCVQTLPSSISNLCNLQTLKLNGCSHLERLPENMRYMISLRHLELNDVESLKCMPERMGKLTSLQTMTQFVVGKGKRCSSIRELKDLKLQGSIRIKNLKNVANKEEAREADLQNKEDLNYLGLWWESDGFSSSGEAEAEQVKWAEMVFEELQPHINLKNLGIWGYVGASFPSWIGAPVLSNLVSVGLLGCKNCKHLPPLGQLPNLKRLDINGMDGVKQVGREFCGDNGIKGFPKLEKLEFYRMLNWEKWSGVEEGEMQCLHSLKIGECRKLTSLPDGLRYLVSLRTFEIRHCPLMDSAPTAPNGNTTA